From one Excalfactoria chinensis isolate bCotChi1 chromosome 9, bCotChi1.hap2, whole genome shotgun sequence genomic stretch:
- the ZIC4 gene encoding zinc finger protein ZIC 4 isoform X1: MDPAALCGRNAALRFVDPGGALRPHLRHPPQPVPRCPGLAAHPPAAGSRLGPHQHMGHRHHPHLPPQHHLAALKLGPAPQPHRLRPQGPAQPLSGHTEAFGPAAAPCPVSHTAAVRDPAMPGLSEQHPAARSHQGLFVSTTGSCPGHRGHHRPSEAGNPALFAGLHEQPPHAAPGGHLNGQIRLGLPGEMYAKAEHFTPVPASRTEPFAASSLHSYGGMNLNVNLAPHHGPGAFFRYMRQPIKQELICKWIELEQTPKKLCSKTFSTMHELVTHVTVEHVGGPEQSNHICFWEECPREGKPFKAKYKLVNHIRVHTGEKPFPCPFPGCGKVFARSENLKIHKRTHTGEKPFKCEFEGCDRRFANSSDRKKHSHVHTSDKPYNCKVRGCDKSYTHPSSLRKHMKVHCKSPPPSSGYESSTPSLVSPSSDSGRDPPASCSHAEPSAPAPPAANLSE; this comes from the exons ATGGACCCCGCTGCTCTCTGCGGGCGGAACGCTGCGCTGAGATTCGTTGACCCCGGGGGAGCTCTACGTCCCCATCTCCGTCACCCCCCGCAGCCCGTGCCACGCTGCCCGGGCCTCGCCGCGCACCCCCCCGCCGCCGGGTCCCGCCTCGGGCCGCACCAACACATGGGGCACCGCCAccatcctcatcttcctcctcagcATCACCTCGCGGCCCTAAAGCTCGGCCCTGCCCCTCAGCCCCACCGCCTGCGCCCGCAGGGCCCGGCCCAGCCGCTCTCCGGTCACACAGAGGCGTTCGGCCCGGCGGCGGCCCCCTGCCCCGTGTcccacacagctgctgtcagGGACCCGGCCATGCCCGGGCTGAGCGAGCAGCACCCCGCTGCCCGATCTCACCAAGGACTGTTTGTCTCGACAACAGGTAGCTGCCCCGGACACCGCGGGCACCACCGCCCCTCGGAAGCCGGGAATCCCGCGCTGTTCGCTGGACTCCATGAGCAGCCGCCCCATGCAGCTCCAGGTGGCCATCTAAACGGACAGATAAGGCTGGGGTTACCTGGAGAAATGTACGCCAAGGCTGAACATTTCACTCCAGTGCCAGCCTCCAGGACAGAGCCTTTTGCTGCTTCTTCGCTTCATAGCTACGGTGGCATGAACCTGAACGTGAACCTGGCTCCGCACCACGGCCCGGGGGCCTTCTTCCGCTACATGCGGCAGCCCATCAAACAGGAACTCATCTGTAAGTGGATTGAGTTGGAGCAGACTCCCAAAAAATTATGCTCGAAAACTTTCAGCACGATGCACGAGCTGGTGACTCATGTCACCGTGGAGCACGTTGGAGGACCCGAGCAGTCCAATCACATATGTTTCTGGGAAGAGTGCCCGCGAGAAGGGAAACCTTTCAAGGCCAAATACAAACTCGTAAATCACATCCGAGTCCACACAGGTGAAAAACCTTTTCCCTGTCCTTTCCCAGGCTGTGGCAAAGTGTTTGCCAGATCAGAGAATCtcaaaatacacaaaagaaCTCACACAG GGGAGAAGCCGTTCAAATGTGAATTCGAGGGCTGCGACAGACGCTTCGCCAACAGCAGCGACAGGAAGAAGCACTCGCACGTCCACACCAGCGACAAGCCCTACAACTGCAAAGTGAGAGGCTGCGACAAGTCCTACACCCACCCCAGCTCCCTGAGAAAACACATGAAAGTTCACTGCAAatcccctcctcccagctctggcTACGAGTCCTCCACGCCCTCCTTGGTGTCCCCCTCCTCGGACTCCGGCCGGGACCCCCCCGCCTCGTGTTCCCACGCCGAGCCCTCCGCgcccgcgccgcccgccgccaaCCTGAGCGAATG A
- the ZIC4 gene encoding zinc finger protein ZIC 4 isoform X4 codes for MDPAALCGRNAALRFVDPGGALRPHLRHPPQPVPRCPGLAAHPPAAGSRLGPHQHMGHRHHPHLPPQHHLAALKLGPAPQPHRLRPQGPAQPLSGHTEAFGPAAAPCPVSHTAAVRDPAMPGLSEQHPAARSHQGLFVSTTGSCPGHRGHHRPSEAGNPALFAGLHEQPPHAAPGGHLNGQIRLGLPGEMYAKAEHFTPVPASRTEPFAASSLHSYGGMNLNVNLAPHHGPGAFFRYMRQPIKQELICKWIELEQTPKKLCSKTFSTMHELVTHVTVEHVGGPEQSNHICFWEECPREGKPFKAKYKLVNHIRVHTGEKPFPCPFPGCGKVFARSENLKIHKRTHTGEKPFKCEFEGCDRRFANSSDRKKHSHVHTSDKPYNCKVRGCDKSYTHPSSLRKHMKVHCKSPPPSSGYESSTPSLVSPSSDSGRDPPASCSHAEPSAPAPPAANLSEWYVCQGRPAPPAAPPPPRPAAHPRPRC; via the exons ATGGACCCCGCTGCTCTCTGCGGGCGGAACGCTGCGCTGAGATTCGTTGACCCCGGGGGAGCTCTACGTCCCCATCTCCGTCACCCCCCGCAGCCCGTGCCACGCTGCCCGGGCCTCGCCGCGCACCCCCCCGCCGCCGGGTCCCGCCTCGGGCCGCACCAACACATGGGGCACCGCCAccatcctcatcttcctcctcagcATCACCTCGCGGCCCTAAAGCTCGGCCCTGCCCCTCAGCCCCACCGCCTGCGCCCGCAGGGCCCGGCCCAGCCGCTCTCCGGTCACACAGAGGCGTTCGGCCCGGCGGCGGCCCCCTGCCCCGTGTcccacacagctgctgtcagGGACCCGGCCATGCCCGGGCTGAGCGAGCAGCACCCCGCTGCCCGATCTCACCAAGGACTGTTTGTCTCGACAACAGGTAGCTGCCCCGGACACCGCGGGCACCACCGCCCCTCGGAAGCCGGGAATCCCGCGCTGTTCGCTGGACTCCATGAGCAGCCGCCCCATGCAGCTCCAGGTGGCCATCTAAACGGACAGATAAGGCTGGGGTTACCTGGAGAAATGTACGCCAAGGCTGAACATTTCACTCCAGTGCCAGCCTCCAGGACAGAGCCTTTTGCTGCTTCTTCGCTTCATAGCTACGGTGGCATGAACCTGAACGTGAACCTGGCTCCGCACCACGGCCCGGGGGCCTTCTTCCGCTACATGCGGCAGCCCATCAAACAGGAACTCATCTGTAAGTGGATTGAGTTGGAGCAGACTCCCAAAAAATTATGCTCGAAAACTTTCAGCACGATGCACGAGCTGGTGACTCATGTCACCGTGGAGCACGTTGGAGGACCCGAGCAGTCCAATCACATATGTTTCTGGGAAGAGTGCCCGCGAGAAGGGAAACCTTTCAAGGCCAAATACAAACTCGTAAATCACATCCGAGTCCACACAGGTGAAAAACCTTTTCCCTGTCCTTTCCCAGGCTGTGGCAAAGTGTTTGCCAGATCAGAGAATCtcaaaatacacaaaagaaCTCACACAG GGGAGAAGCCGTTCAAATGTGAATTCGAGGGCTGCGACAGACGCTTCGCCAACAGCAGCGACAGGAAGAAGCACTCGCACGTCCACACCAGCGACAAGCCCTACAACTGCAAAGTGAGAGGCTGCGACAAGTCCTACACCCACCCCAGCTCCCTGAGAAAACACATGAAAGTTCACTGCAAatcccctcctcccagctctggcTACGAGTCCTCCACGCCCTCCTTGGTGTCCCCCTCCTCGGACTCCGGCCGGGACCCCCCCGCCTCGTGTTCCCACGCCGAGCCCTCCGCgcccgcgccgcccgccgccaaCCTGAGCGAATGGTACGTGTGTCagggccgccccgcgccccccgcagccccgccgcccccgcgccccgccgcccATCCCCGGCCCCGCTGCTAG